A genome region from Caloranaerobacter ferrireducens includes the following:
- a CDS encoding HlyD family efflux transporter periplasmic adaptor subunit, whose translation MTKDKRKQKRRRRKRFRIGLVIIVVIYLSLRMLPTFCVTNAATVIVEEGSIDVFEKAKGIIFKNEVVYRATTNGKIIFNKNEGEKVGLGTLIGQVVASDKAHEIAEELNVINKRIEELSNKLKTQEIFSSDIEKNQIFIDEKIDILRKNILEGNFIEINQVAKELKLDLDKRSDLFGNNSLIANDLDKLYEVRKNLQDRLKNAKANYYSKNCGLVSYTIDGLEEIYSLKSLSNFTPDKFRIIERNIHKVNNDWEVTSGEPIFKIIDNYKWYLVVKLMPGSSIDRLNEGKDVYIKFIEKNEKIRGKVYKVNKGSNEYIVIFEFDSYLYKFYNERYIDVEIITDTYCGLKIPKSAIVKKDGIDGVYIKDISSIVKFKPVKIIGQNDKYVIVDAGSKIKAGDRGKIEININGNYEKRYTISIFDEVFINGKKVKEGQIID comes from the coding sequence ATGACTAAAGACAAAAGAAAACAAAAAAGAAGAAGACGAAAAAGGTTTAGGATTGGGTTGGTAATAATAGTAGTAATTTATTTATCGTTAAGAATGTTACCAACGTTTTGTGTAACAAATGCAGCTACAGTAATAGTTGAAGAAGGTAGTATTGATGTTTTTGAGAAGGCTAAAGGGATTATTTTTAAGAATGAAGTTGTATATAGGGCGACAACTAACGGTAAAATAATTTTTAATAAAAATGAGGGTGAGAAGGTTGGATTAGGGACTTTGATAGGACAAGTAGTAGCATCTGATAAGGCACATGAAATAGCGGAAGAATTGAATGTTATAAATAAAAGAATTGAGGAGTTAAGCAACAAGCTTAAAACACAGGAGATATTTTCAAGTGATATAGAAAAGAATCAGATTTTTATAGATGAAAAAATAGATATTTTGAGAAAAAATATTTTAGAAGGTAATTTTATTGAAATAAACCAAGTAGCAAAAGAGTTAAAATTAGATTTAGATAAACGTTCAGATTTGTTTGGTAACAATTCGTTAATAGCTAATGATTTGGACAAACTGTATGAAGTGCGTAAGAATTTACAGGACAGATTAAAAAATGCAAAAGCAAATTATTATTCAAAAAATTGCGGTTTAGTAAGTTATACTATTGATGGGTTGGAAGAAATTTATAGCTTAAAGAGTTTATCGAATTTCACTCCTGATAAGTTTAGAATTATAGAAAGGAATATACATAAAGTTAATAACGATTGGGAGGTTACTTCAGGTGAACCAATTTTTAAAATAATTGATAACTATAAATGGTACCTTGTAGTAAAACTAATGCCTGGGAGTAGTATAGATAGATTAAATGAAGGAAAAGATGTATATATAAAATTTATAGAAAAAAATGAAAAAATAAGAGGGAAAGTTTATAAAGTAAATAAAGGTAGTAATGAATACATAGTAATATTTGAATTTGATAGTTATCTATATAAGTTTTATAATGAGAGGTATATTGATGTTGAGATAATTACTGATACTTATTGTGGATTGAAAATACCTAAAAGTGCAATAGTAAAAAAAGACGGAATAGACGGAGTATATATTAAAGATATAAGTAGTATCGTAAAATTTAAACCTGTCAAAATAATAGGACAAAATGATAAATATGTAATTGTGGATGCAGGAAGTAAAATTAAAGCTGGTGATAGAGGAAAAATTGAAATAAATATTAATGGAAATTATGAAAAAAGATATACAATTTCTATTTTTGATGAAGTATTTATTAATGGTAAGAAAGTTAAAGAAGGACAGATTATAGATTAG
- a CDS encoding YggS family pyridoxal phosphate-dependent enzyme — translation MYKNIEEAALKTGRSLEDITLIAVTKTVDVDVMNEAIKLGINNIGESRVQEILRKYDLIKDSPIWHMIGHLQTNKVKYIIDKIDLIHSLDRLSLAQELHKRAEQHNIFVNALIQVNIAEEETKYGLYGDEVIPFVEEIIKYPKIKIKGLMTIAPYTENPEEVRYVFRQLKGLSEELKKRGYPNVEMKYLSMGMTNDYKIAIEEGSNMVRIGTGIFGERNY, via the coding sequence GTGTATAAAAATATTGAAGAAGCGGCTTTGAAAACTGGTAGAAGTCTAGAAGATATAACATTAATTGCTGTTACAAAAACAGTAGATGTTGATGTGATGAACGAAGCAATAAAGCTAGGAATTAATAATATAGGTGAGAGTAGAGTTCAGGAAATTTTAAGAAAGTATGATTTGATTAAAGATAGCCCTATATGGCATATGATAGGGCATTTACAAACAAACAAAGTTAAATATATTATTGATAAAATAGATTTAATTCATTCATTAGATAGGTTATCTTTAGCACAGGAACTGCACAAAAGAGCAGAGCAACATAATATTTTTGTAAATGCTCTTATTCAAGTTAATATAGCAGAGGAAGAAACAAAGTATGGACTTTATGGTGATGAAGTTATACCTTTTGTCGAAGAAATTATAAAATATCCTAAAATAAAGATAAAGGGTCTTATGACAATAGCTCCTTATACAGAAAATCCTGAAGAGGTCAGATATGTTTTTAGACAGTTAAAAGGACTTTCTGAGGAACTTAAAAAACGGGGATATCCAAATGTAGAGATGAAGTATTTATCAATGGGAATGACTAATGATTATAAAATTGCGATTGAAGAAGGTTCTAACATGGTGAGAATAGGTACAGGAATTTTTGGAGAAAGAAATTATTAG
- a CDS encoding cell division protein SepF, which produces MSNKSNKIINKFKYIIGLDDFEEDIVEDPIDPFIEEDLQVKKRVNNRIVSIHTNLSMKLTIHEPKKYEDAPKIIEDIKNRKTVVINLEHMDSESKRQVFDFLNGAIYALEGIIQKVAKDIFILAPNNVEINGNIKEQLKNKGIFPWQR; this is translated from the coding sequence ATGTCAAATAAAAGTAATAAAATTATCAATAAGTTTAAATATATAATTGGTTTGGATGATTTTGAGGAAGATATAGTAGAAGATCCAATTGATCCGTTTATTGAAGAAGATTTACAGGTTAAAAAACGCGTTAACAATAGAATTGTAAGTATACATACAAATTTATCTATGAAATTAACGATTCATGAACCAAAAAAATATGAAGACGCACCTAAGATTATTGAGGACATAAAAAATAGAAAAACAGTTGTTATTAATCTAGAACATATGGATAGTGAGAGTAAAAGGCAAGTTTTTGATTTTTTAAACGGAGCAATTTATGCTTTAGAAGGGATTATTCAGAAAGTTGCAAAAGATATTTTTATTTTAGCTCCTAATAATGTAGAGATTAACGGAAATATAAAAGAACAATTGAAAAACAAAGGAATATTTCCGTGGCAAAGATAG
- a CDS encoding YggT family protein, giving the protein MWVLERSIDIFINLIETLILVRIFMSFIIRDLGNPLFNFIYQITEPILAPCRNLINKLGINTGMIDFSPLLAFLFLDLISYILRTIL; this is encoded by the coding sequence GTGTGGGTTTTAGAAAGATCTATAGATATATTTATAAACTTAATAGAAACATTGATTTTAGTAAGAATTTTTATGTCTTTTATAATTAGAGATTTAGGTAATCCTCTGTTTAACTTTATTTACCAAATTACAGAACCTATTTTAGCTCCTTGTAGAAATTTAATAAATAAATTAGGTATTAATACAGGTATGATAGATTTTTCGCCATTGTTAGCATTTTTATTCTTAGACTTAATCTCTTATATTTTAAGAACTATTTTATAA
- a CDS encoding RNA-binding protein, translating to MFLNKAKYLEHIRDPEQIIVMRKILDKIEKVLKNHEIVYTDFLDPYQRRLSHSILNRFSDLNYFEEGGLKEAERKSIIIYPFYLIKEDIENPIGSIKIIGNFKKKLNHRDYLGSILGLGIKREKIGDIYLHDDFTQIVLHKDILDFIKLHLSKVGNQNVQVEEISLNEIKQGTIEYIEKNVTVSSLRVDNIISAVYDISRSKCLMYFNQNRVKVNWEPIKQPFHLVDETDMVSVKGKGRFLIYKNLGKTKKGRYKLIIKIYV from the coding sequence ATGTTTTTGAACAAAGCAAAATACTTAGAACATATTAGAGATCCAGAGCAAATAATAGTTATGAGGAAAATTTTAGATAAAATTGAAAAAGTATTAAAAAATCATGAAATTGTATATACTGACTTTTTAGATCCCTATCAAAGAAGATTAAGTCATTCAATACTTAATAGGTTTTCTGATTTAAATTATTTTGAAGAGGGTGGTCTTAAAGAGGCCGAAAGAAAATCGATTATAATATATCCATTTTATTTAATTAAGGAGGATATTGAAAATCCAATTGGTTCAATTAAGATAATTGGTAATTTTAAGAAAAAATTAAATCATAGAGACTATTTAGGTTCTATATTAGGATTAGGGATTAAAAGAGAAAAAATTGGGGACATATATTTACATGATGATTTTACGCAAATTGTATTACATAAGGATATTTTGGATTTTATTAAATTACATTTAAGTAAAGTTGGTAATCAGAATGTACAAGTTGAGGAGATAAGTTTAAATGAAATAAAACAAGGCACGATTGAATATATTGAAAAAAATGTTACTGTAAGCTCGTTAAGAGTGGATAATATTATTAGTGCAGTATACGATATTTCAAGATCAAAGTGTTTAATGTATTTTAATCAAAATAGAGTCAAAGTTAATTGGGAACCAATAAAGCAGCCATTTCATTTAGTTGATGAGACTGATATGGTTTCTGTAAAAGGTAAGGGTAGGTTTTTAATTTATAAGAATTTGGGGAAAACGAAAAAAGGAAGGTATAAATTAATAATAAAAATTTATGTTTAG
- a CDS encoding DivIVA domain-containing protein yields MLTPLDIQNKEFSRSIRGYKETEVDSFLDEITVDYEKLYKENIELKDKISALNERLEHYKNIEKTLQNTLVVAQNTAEEVSYNAKKEAELIIKEAEENARKIIEDAHNEVVKIQKKYEEIKKELLVFKTRFKTLLSSQLETVDMFFNEIDEK; encoded by the coding sequence ATGTTAACACCTTTAGATATTCAAAACAAAGAATTTAGTAGAAGTATTAGAGGATATAAAGAAACAGAAGTTGATAGTTTTTTAGATGAAATTACTGTTGATTATGAAAAACTTTACAAAGAGAATATTGAGCTTAAAGATAAAATTTCTGCATTAAATGAGAGACTTGAACATTATAAAAATATTGAAAAAACGTTACAGAATACGCTAGTTGTAGCTCAAAATACTGCTGAAGAGGTTAGTTATAATGCTAAAAAAGAAGCAGAGCTTATTATAAAAGAAGCAGAAGAAAATGCAAGAAAGATTATTGAAGATGCACATAATGAAGTTGTTAAAATACAGAAAAAATATGAAGAAATTAAAAAAGAGTTATTGGTTTTTAAAACTAGGTTTAAGACTTTATTAAGTTCACAATTAGAAACGGTAGATATGTTTTTTAACGAAATTGATGAAAAATAA
- the ileS gene encoding isoleucine--tRNA ligase, whose translation MDYSKTLNLPKTEFPMRANLPKREPDILKKWYEEDIYNKGLEKNKGNKSFILHDGPPYANGDIHLGHTLNKILKDIIVRYKTLRGFYAPYIPGWDTHGLPIELRAIKELGLSVKEVSPVEFRNKCRDYALSQVEKQKEQFKRLGVTGDWDNPYLTLKPEYEAHQIEIFGEMANKGYIYKGLKPVYWCPSCETALAEAEIEYKDKVSPSIYVKFELIDDKGLFKDYVDNLENVYFVIWTTTPWTLPANLAISVGPEFEYSLVKVNNEVYVIAKELIEKVTKEIGVEEYEILADFNGKMLEYMKTKHPFIERESVVILGDHVTLDAGTGCVHTAPGHGQEDFLIGQKYNLGVLNPVDNKGHFTDKAGKYEGLYYAKANKVILNDLEESGHLIARNDITHSYPHCWRCKGPVIFRATEQWFASVDAFKNEAIEAAKKVEWIPGWGEERIINMIKDRNDWCISRQRIWGVPIPIFYCEECGKELINEETIAKVSSIFREKGSNAWYEMEANELLPENIKCECGCTKFKKEMDIMDVWFDSGSSHKSVIEEYEELTYPADLYLEGNDQYRGWFQSSLLTAIATKGTSPYKSVITHGMIVDGEGKKMSKSLGNGVDPLEVINKYGADILRLWVSSSDYKSDVRMSNEILKQMSEVYRKIRNTARFILGNLYDFEPEKDAVSYDELLEMDKWALIKLNRLIEKVTKAYDSYDFHVIYHAIHNFCVVDMSSFYLDVLKDRLYTLRSDSKSRRAAQTTIDIILKALVKMIAPIIPFTAEEIWQFVKGEDAISIHLTDWPEPKAEYYNEAIESKWNKIISYREDITKALEKARSQKIIGHSLNALVKIYANSEDYEFLKSIEEKLSEILIVSKVEVNEDKEVDGDYTAGENNDIKIVVEQAPGQKCERCWIFSETVGESSEHPTICAKCVANLE comes from the coding sequence ATGGATTACAGTAAAACATTGAATTTACCAAAAACAGAATTTCCAATGAGAGCTAACTTACCAAAAAGAGAGCCTGATATTTTAAAAAAATGGTATGAAGAGGATATCTACAATAAAGGTCTTGAGAAGAATAAAGGTAATAAGAGTTTTATTTTACATGATGGTCCACCTTATGCAAATGGAGATATACACCTTGGTCATACTTTAAATAAGATTCTTAAGGATATAATAGTTAGATATAAAACGTTAAGAGGCTTTTATGCACCATATATTCCAGGTTGGGATACTCATGGCTTACCTATTGAATTAAGAGCGATAAAAGAGCTAGGTTTAAGTGTGAAAGAAGTTTCACCAGTTGAATTTAGAAATAAGTGTAGAGATTATGCACTAAGTCAAGTAGAAAAACAAAAAGAACAATTTAAGCGTTTAGGTGTAACAGGTGACTGGGATAATCCATACTTAACTTTAAAACCTGAATATGAAGCTCATCAGATAGAAATATTTGGAGAGATGGCTAATAAAGGATATATATATAAAGGATTAAAACCAGTTTACTGGTGTCCAAGTTGTGAAACTGCACTAGCAGAAGCTGAAATAGAATATAAAGATAAAGTATCACCATCTATTTATGTAAAATTTGAGCTTATTGATGATAAAGGTTTATTTAAAGACTACGTAGATAATTTAGAAAATGTTTATTTTGTAATTTGGACAACAACACCATGGACTTTACCTGCTAACTTAGCTATTTCTGTTGGACCAGAATTTGAATATTCTCTTGTAAAAGTTAACAATGAAGTTTATGTTATAGCTAAAGAATTGATTGAAAAGGTGACAAAAGAAATAGGCGTTGAGGAATATGAAATATTAGCTGATTTTAACGGTAAAATGCTAGAATATATGAAAACTAAGCATCCTTTTATCGAAAGAGAGTCAGTTGTTATATTAGGTGATCATGTAACATTAGATGCCGGTACTGGATGTGTTCATACAGCACCAGGACATGGTCAAGAAGACTTCTTGATTGGACAAAAATATAATCTGGGTGTATTGAATCCTGTAGATAATAAAGGACATTTTACTGATAAAGCAGGAAAATATGAAGGTTTATATTATGCAAAAGCAAACAAGGTGATACTTAATGACTTAGAAGAGAGTGGGCACTTAATTGCTAGAAATGATATTACACACTCATATCCACATTGTTGGAGATGTAAAGGTCCAGTTATATTTAGAGCTACTGAACAATGGTTTGCTTCAGTTGACGCATTTAAAAATGAAGCAATTGAGGCTGCGAAGAAAGTTGAATGGATACCTGGCTGGGGTGAAGAGAGAATTATTAATATGATTAAGGATAGAAACGATTGGTGTATCTCAAGACAGAGAATTTGGGGGGTACCAATACCTATCTTCTACTGTGAAGAATGTGGTAAGGAATTAATAAATGAAGAGACTATAGCAAAGGTTTCTTCAATTTTTAGAGAAAAAGGCTCTAATGCTTGGTATGAGATGGAAGCAAATGAATTACTTCCAGAGAATATAAAGTGTGAATGTGGATGTACTAAATTCAAAAAAGAAATGGATATAATGGATGTATGGTTTGACTCTGGTTCTAGCCATAAATCTGTTATTGAAGAATATGAAGAATTAACATATCCAGCAGATTTATATCTAGAAGGGAATGACCAATATAGAGGTTGGTTCCAGTCATCACTTTTAACGGCTATAGCTACTAAAGGAACTTCACCATATAAAAGTGTTATAACTCATGGTATGATAGTAGACGGTGAAGGTAAAAAGATGTCTAAGTCATTAGGAAATGGTGTTGATCCATTAGAAGTAATAAATAAATATGGAGCAGATATATTAAGATTATGGGTGTCATCTTCAGATTATAAGTCAGATGTAAGAATGTCAAATGAAATACTTAAGCAGATGTCTGAGGTTTACAGAAAGATTAGAAATACAGCAAGATTTATTTTAGGAAATCTATATGACTTCGAACCAGAAAAAGATGCAGTAAGTTATGATGAACTTTTAGAAATGGATAAATGGGCTTTGATAAAACTTAATAGATTGATTGAAAAAGTTACAAAGGCTTATGATAGTTATGATTTTCATGTAATTTATCATGCAATTCATAATTTCTGTGTTGTAGATATGAGTAGCTTCTATTTAGATGTATTAAAAGATAGATTATATACACTAAGAAGTGATTCAAAATCAAGAAGAGCTGCTCAAACTACAATTGATATAATTCTTAAAGCATTAGTTAAGATGATTGCGCCAATAATACCTTTTACAGCTGAAGAAATATGGCAGTTTGTTAAGGGTGAAGATGCTATTAGTATACATTTAACTGATTGGCCTGAGCCAAAAGCTGAATATTATAATGAAGCTATAGAAAGTAAATGGAATAAGATTATTTCTTATAGAGAGGATATAACAAAGGCTTTAGAAAAAGCAAGAAGCCAGAAAATAATAGGACATTCATTAAATGCTTTAGTTAAGATTTATGCTAATAGCGAAGATTACGAATTCTTAAAGAGCATAGAAGAAAAATTATCAGAGATTTTGATTGTTTCAAAGGTAGAAGTAAATGAAGATAAGGAAGTTGATGGAGACTATACAGCAGGAGAAAATAATGATATTAAAATAGTAGTTGAGCAGGCACCAGGACAAAAATGTGAGAGATGTTGGATATTTAGTGAGACAGTTGGTGAAAGTTCAGAACATCCAACAATTTGTGCAAAATGTGTGGCTAATTTAGAATAG
- a CDS encoding 5'-methylthioadenosine/adenosylhomocysteine nucleosidase produces MKIGIIGAMDEEIKILKDKMKIDKVTEKAKMEFCEGKLNDKDIVLVRCGIGKVNAAICTQILITYFNVDCIINTGVAGAIHDSLNIGDIVISTDVVQHDVDATGFGYELGEIPRLDEYKFKADERLIDIAKKVAAEELVGHKLYEGRILSGDVFVASPEKKDKLWEIFKGYCVEMESAAIGQTCYLNNIPFVIFRAISDKADGSAHVNFNEFVIESAKNSAEIVQRIISLI; encoded by the coding sequence ATGAAAATTGGCATTATAGGCGCTATGGATGAAGAAATAAAGATTCTTAAAGACAAAATGAAAATAGATAAAGTTACAGAAAAGGCTAAAATGGAATTTTGTGAAGGGAAACTTAATGATAAAGATATTGTTTTAGTAAGATGTGGTATAGGAAAGGTAAATGCTGCAATTTGTACTCAGATATTAATTACATATTTTAATGTAGATTGTATTATAAATACTGGAGTTGCTGGTGCAATACATGATAGTTTGAATATTGGAGATATAGTTATTTCTACAGATGTAGTTCAGCATGATGTTGATGCAACAGGTTTTGGATACGAGTTAGGAGAAATTCCAAGATTAGACGAATATAAATTTAAAGCTGATGAAAGGTTAATAGATATAGCTAAAAAAGTAGCAGCTGAGGAACTTGTAGGACATAAGTTGTATGAAGGAAGAATACTAAGTGGAGATGTATTTGTGGCAAGTCCAGAGAAGAAAGATAAGTTATGGGAAATTTTCAAGGGCTATTGTGTCGAAATGGAAAGTGCAGCAATAGGGCAGACTTGTTACTTAAATAATATTCCTTTTGTTATTTTTAGAGCTATTTCAGATAAAGCTGATGGTTCGGCACATGTCAATTTTAACGAATTTGTTATTGAATCAGCTAAAAACTCTGCAGAAATTGTACAAAGAATTATAAGCCTCATATAA
- a CDS encoding bifunctional 3-deoxy-7-phosphoheptulonate synthase/chorismate mutase produces the protein MELQYIGKNHDGKKIIDLGDGIKIGDGDFSIIAGPCAVENEKQMELIGEMLKSLEIKLIRGGAFKPRTSPYSFQGLGFEGLKILREIAVKYNLKVVSEIMDPRDLEKALEYIDIIQIGSRNMQNYSLLKEVGKLNKPVLLKRGMTATVKEWLMAAEYIALEGNDNIILCERGIRTFENYTRNTLDLTVVPILKTLSKLPVIVDPSHGTGRRDLVIPMTRGAVAVGADGIMVEVHPNPAEALSDGYQSLTLEQLKILCNEIEQIKKCVNNL, from the coding sequence ATGGAATTACAATATATTGGCAAAAATCATGATGGTAAAAAAATTATAGATTTAGGTGATGGTATTAAAATTGGAGATGGAGATTTTTCAATTATTGCAGGACCATGTGCGGTTGAAAATGAAAAACAGATGGAATTAATTGGTGAAATGTTAAAGAGTTTAGAAATAAAATTGATTAGAGGTGGTGCTTTTAAACCGAGAACATCACCATATTCTTTTCAAGGCTTAGGGTTTGAGGGATTAAAAATTTTAAGAGAAATTGCTGTTAAATATAATTTAAAAGTTGTTTCTGAGATTATGGACCCTCGTGATTTAGAAAAAGCATTAGAATATATAGATATTATACAAATTGGCTCAAGGAATATGCAAAATTATTCTTTATTAAAAGAAGTAGGGAAATTAAATAAGCCTGTATTATTAAAACGAGGAATGACAGCAACAGTAAAAGAATGGTTAATGGCGGCTGAATATATTGCTTTAGAAGGTAATGATAATATTATACTATGTGAACGTGGTATTAGAACTTTTGAAAACTATACTAGAAATACGCTTGATTTGACAGTTGTGCCAATTCTGAAAACTTTAAGTAAATTACCAGTAATTGTAGATCCGAGTCATGGTACAGGTAGAAGGGATTTAGTTATTCCAATGACAAGAGGAGCTGTAGCAGTAGGAGCAGATGGTATAATGGTAGAAGTACATCCGAATCCTGCTGAAGCTTTATCTGATGGTTATCAGTCGCTTACTTTAGAACAATTGAAGATATTATGTAATGAAATTGAACAGATTAAAAAGTGTGTTAATAATTTATGA
- a CDS encoding DUF5665 domain-containing protein produces the protein MQEKELEKKIHEIALQLEKAKIAEYVDILNNRRRLLYINFIGGLARGFGMAVGFTILGAFVIYLLQKMISWNLPLIGDFIADLVKIVQENL, from the coding sequence ATGCAAGAAAAAGAATTAGAAAAAAAGATACACGAGATAGCTCTGCAGCTTGAAAAGGCAAAAATAGCTGAATATGTTGATATTTTAAATAACAGAAGAAGATTATTATATATTAATTTTATTGGAGGATTAGCAAGAGGATTTGGAATGGCTGTTGGTTTTACAATATTAGGAGCATTTGTGATTTATCTATTACAGAAAATGATTTCTTGGAATTTGCCATTAATAGGTGATTTTATAGCAGATTTGGTAAAAATTGTACAAGAAAACTTGTAA
- a CDS encoding TraR/DksA C4-type zinc finger protein, translating into MDKRRLEYFKKLLLEEKNKILETISKMNENEPNTSMQDYFDELSMYDNHPADIGTETFMMGQMMNLKNNEQNLLMQIEDSLNRIENGTYGICEKCGKKINEERLEIIPYAKFCIECANREIPLEKTMDYRPVEEEVLGYPFGRSYKDVTIEDEVEFDGEDSWQAVARFNEVKGDPSYSTGDNQGGFDEKEAGIVEEVDKISNEYYKGQLKDLNREDIPEEQKEQG; encoded by the coding sequence ATGGACAAAAGAAGATTAGAGTATTTCAAAAAGTTACTCTTAGAAGAAAAAAATAAAATATTGGAAACAATAAGCAAAATGAATGAAAATGAGCCAAATACGTCTATGCAAGACTATTTTGACGAGCTATCAATGTATGACAATCATCCAGCGGATATTGGAACAGAGACATTTATGATGGGACAAATGATGAATCTAAAAAACAATGAACAGAATTTATTAATGCAAATCGAAGATTCATTAAATCGGATAGAAAACGGAACGTATGGAATTTGTGAAAAATGTGGTAAAAAAATAAATGAAGAAAGACTTGAGATAATACCTTATGCAAAGTTTTGCATTGAATGCGCAAATAGAGAAATTCCTTTAGAAAAAACGATGGATTATAGGCCTGTTGAAGAAGAAGTATTAGGATATCCTTTTGGAAGAAGTTATAAAGATGTAACTATAGAAGATGAAGTGGAATTTGACGGAGAAGATAGTTGGCAGGCAGTTGCTAGATTTAATGAAGTTAAAGGAGATCCATCATACAGTACAGGAGATAATCAAGGGGGATTCGATGAAAAAGAAGCAGGAATAGTAGAAGAAGTTGATAAAATATCAAATGAGTATTACAAAGGTCAGTTAAAGGATTTAAATAGAGAGGACATACCTGAAGAACAGAAAGAACAAGGTTAG
- the lspA gene encoding signal peptidase II gives MFYIVTIILIMFDQLTKHLAVKFLLGRSPIPIIKNYLQLNYVENFGAAFGILQNKQLFFIFITISVLIGIIIYVKKYTNLSKPMKIALTILFSGALGNLIDRLRLGYVIDFIDIKFGKLYDFPVFNVADCLVVISTIIIAYLVLYDKYEINAEE, from the coding sequence ATGTTTTATATAGTTACTATTATTCTTATTATGTTTGACCAATTAACTAAGCATTTAGCAGTTAAATTTTTATTGGGAAGAAGTCCAATTCCAATCATAAAAAATTATTTACAATTAAACTATGTTGAGAATTTTGGTGCAGCTTTTGGTATTTTGCAAAATAAACAATTATTTTTTATTTTCATTACTATTTCAGTACTAATTGGAATTATTATTTATGTCAAGAAATATACTAATCTTAGTAAACCAATGAAAATAGCTTTGACAATACTTTTTTCTGGTGCTCTAGGAAATCTTATAGACAGATTGCGTTTGGGTTACGTTATAGATTTTATAGATATTAAATTTGGAAAGTTATATGATTTTCCTGTATTTAACGTAGCAGATTGTTTAGTTGTTATTTCAACTATTATTATTGCATATTTAGTTTTGTATGATAAATATGAAATAAATGCGGAAGAGTGA